The sequence CATCGACCTCGACCGGATCGCCCAGATGGAATCCGTCTTTGCCCTGTCCAACGGACACATCGGTTGGCGCGGCAACCTCGACGAGGGCGAGCCGCACGGTCTGCCGGGCTCGTACCTGAGCGGGGTGTACGAGGTGCGCCCGCTGCCGTATGCGGAGGCCGGCTACGGCTACCCCGAGTCCGGCCAGACGGTCGTCAACGTCACGAACGGCAAGATCATCCGGCTGCTGGTCGACGACGAGCCGTTCGACGTCCGGTACGGCCAGGTCGCCAGCCACGACGTCGAGCTCGACTTTCGGGCCGGCGTCGTGCGCCGCACCGTCGACTGGATCTCGCCGGCCGGTCAGCAAGTGCGGATCTCCTCGACGCGAATGGTGTCGTTCGTGCAGCGGGCCATCGCCGCGGTGCGCTACGAGGTCGAAGCGGTGGGCGCGCCGGCCCGCGTCGTGGTCCAGTCCGAACTGGTCGCCAACGAACAGCTTCCCGCCGCCGGCGGCGACCCCCGCGTGGCTGCCGCCATCACGACGCCGTGGCAAGCAGAAGCCCATTCCAGCAACGGCACGCGGGTGAACCTGGTGCATGCCACCAAGCGCAGCGGGCTTCGTATGGCCGCTGCGATGGACCATGTGATCGAAGGTCCCGGGCCCAAGATCACCTCGGAGGCGTCCGACGACCTCGGGCGGGTCGCGGTGACCGCGGAGCTCGCAGCGGGTGAGCGGCTCACGGTCGTCAAGTTCGTGGCGTACGGCTGGTCGGCCGAGCGTTCGGTGCCGGCGGTGCGCGATCAGGTCGACGCGGCGCTGACGCTGGCGGTGCACACCGGCTGGGATCGGCTGGCCGCCGACCAGCGCTCCTACCTCGACGACTTCTGGAGCCACGGCGACGTGGATCTCGAGGGCGACACCGAGATCCAGCAGGCCGTCCGTTTCGCTCTGTTCCACGTGCTGCAGGCGGGTGCCCGGGCAGAGGGTCGAGCGATCGCGGCGAAGGGGCTGACCGGCCCGGGCTACGACGGCCACGCGTTCTGGGACTCCGAGACGTACGTGCTGCCGATGCTCACGTACACCTCGCCCAGCGCAGCGAAGTTCGCGCTGGCGTGGCGCCACTCCACGCTGCCCGCGGCGCGCGAGCGCGCCCGTCAGCTCGGCCTGCGTGGCGCAGCATTCCCGTGGCGCACCATCGGGGGGGAGGAGTGCTCGGGGTACTGGCCGGCGGGGACGGCGGCGTTTCACATCGGCGCCGACATCGCCGATGCCGTGGTCCGCTACGTGTGCACCACCGGCGATCGCGAGTTCGAGGCCACGGTCGGCCTCGAACTGCTGGTGGAGACGGCACGTCTGTGGCGATCGCTCGGCCACCACGACGCGCACGGCGCGTTCCGGATCGACGGGGTCACCGGTCCCGACGAGTACAGCGCGGTCGCCGACAACAACGTGTTCACGAACCTGATGGCGCGCCAGAACCTGCAGGCGGCGGCTGCCGCCGCCGAGCGCCACGTCGATCCGGCGCGCCGCCTCGGCGTCGACGACGAGGAGATGGCGAGCTGGCGCGACGCGGCCGACAAGATGACCGTGCCGTACGACGCGGACCTCGGCGTGCATCCCCAAGCGGAGGGTTTCACCGCGCACGAGACATGGGACTTCGAGCACACGCCCGCGGCCAAGTACCCGCTGCTGTTGCACTTCCCGTACTTCGACTTGTACCGCAAGCAAGTGGTGAAGCAGGCCGACCTCGTGCTGGCGATGCAGTTGTTCCCTGACGAGTTCACCGCCGAGGAGAAAGCTCGCAACTTCGGCTACTACGAGCGGATCACCGTGCGCGACTCGTCGCTGTCCGCGTGTTGCCAAGCCGTGATCGCGGCCGAGGTCGGCCACCTCGACCTGGCGTACGACTACCTGGGCGAGGCGGCGTTGATGGACCTCGACGACTTGGAGCACAACACCCGCGACGGCTTGCACATCGCGTCGCTGGCGGGCGTGTGGATGGTGCTCGTGGCCGGCTTTGGTGGTCTCCGGCGCCGCGGCGACCACCTGTGCTTCGCGCCCCGCCTCCCGGAGGCGTTGAGCAGCCTGCGCTTCGCGCTCACGGTCGGCAAGGCGTGCCTGCACGTGCGCTTGACCCCGCAGGAAGCGGAGTACTCGATGGAGGGCGAGTCGATCACGGTCTGGCACGAAGGCGAACAGATCGAGGTGCCGGCGGACGGCTCGGTGCGACGCCCGATGGCGTCGTTGCCGGCGTTGCCCCGCCCCACGCAGCCGCACGGGCGGGCCCCGCGCCAGCGACGGCCGCCGCGCAACTGAGACTCGCCGGGCGACCGAGCTCCGCCGACCCGCGGGCGCCCCGAGCTTGGGGCGACTGCACGACCCGTGGCCGGCGGCCGCGCCTCAGGTGCCGTTGAGCGCGGCGACGATCGGCGCGGCGGTCTCCGCCGCGGCCTCGCCTTGCACCACCCAGTACGAGGTTCCCCAGCGGTCGCGCCAACGCTGGAGGTCGGCCACGATCTCTTCTTGTGAGCCGATCCAGAAGTACGGCGTCTCGAAGTCGTCACCTGCGGCGATCCCGAACGACGATGCCATGGCGTCCATGGTCGCCTTGCGGTCGTCGGTGATGATCACGCCGAACACGAGGATCTGCAGCTCCAGGTCGTCGAAGCGGTCACCCGCGCCACGCCGCACGTGTTCGAGCTTGGCATCGACTTTGGATGCCACCGCGTCGGACGCGGTCTCCGCGTCGATCTTGCCGGTGCGGAGGTTGGGGTTGATGCCGACGATGCTGGCCTCACGCCCCGCGATCTCGAGCACCCGCGGTCCGCCACCACCGATGAGCAACGGGAGCGGCTGCTGGACCGGCTTGGGCTGCCCGTCGAGGCCGCTGACCTGGTAGTGCTCGCCCTGGAACTCGACGAGCCCGTCACCGAAGTGGGCTTTGAGCACTGCGATGGCCTCGACCATCCGGTCGACGCGCACACCGGCTGGATCCTTCGGGATGCCGGACTGGTCGTAGTCGGTGGTCATCCAGCCGGCACCGATGCCGAGCTCGAGGCGCCCACCCGACAGCACATCGATGCTGGCCGCTTCCTTGGCCATCACCACGGGATGGCGGTAGTCGTTGTCGAGCACCAGCGACCCGACGCGCAAGTTGGTGGTGGCGGCCGCGGCGGCCGTGAGCGCGGCAATCGGCCCGAGCTGATCGCCGAAATGGTCAGGCACGTACAGGCTCGAGTAGCCCAGCTGTTCGACGCGCTGCGCCAGCGCGGTCCACGCCGCGCCGTCGGGTGCGCTGGAGACCTGGACGCCGAACCGGAACCGTCGTGGGTGAGGCATCGGGTCAATCTAGTGGTGTGTCTGGTGGGTGAGGAGGTGGTCATGGCGAGTCGTTCGGTGCCGCTGGCCAGGACGCACGACGAAGGCGCAGCCGTAGCTGCGGTGAGGAGGGGGACGCCGCCCGGCGGTGCCGAGGGCCGCCAGGACCGCATCGCCATCCGCACGACCCACCACCAGTGGTGTCTCTGGTGGGTGAGCGGGCGCCATCGCCGGCGATGGCAGGGACGGGATCGGGCGGCGTGGGGCGTTCCACGCTCGCCGGCGCAGCTCCGCCCGGAGGGCTGCCGCGGACCGACGCGGGGCCACCGCTAACGTCTTGGGTCCGTGCAGTACACGACCCGAATCCTCGCCCTGGTGGTGGCCGGCGCGCTGACCCTGGTGCTCTGCGCGGTCGCGCTGGTGCCAGCCGTGAACACGGTGCGTTCGGCGGGCTCGTACACGCCGGAGAAGCTGGACTTGCCGGCCATCGGCCAGCGGTCGTTGATCTTCGACAACAGCGGCTCGCTGATCGGGTCGTTCCAAGACGAGATCAACCGGTCGCTCGTGAAGCTGTCCGACGTGCCGTCCACCGTCGTGCAGTCGGTGCTCGCGGTCGAAGACAGCGACTTCTACAAGCACGGGCCGGTCGACGTTCACTCGATCGTGCGCGCCATGGCCACCAACGTGAAGCAGGGCGGGGTGGCCCAAGGCGGGTCGACCATCACCCAGCAAGTGGTGAAGAAGACGCTGACCGGCTCGAAGATCACTTTGTCGCGCAAGCTGCGCGAGGCGTTCCTGGCGGTGCAGCTCGAACGGCAGCTCACCAAGGACCAGATCCTCGAGCGCTACCTCAACATCATCTACTTGGGGCACGGCGCCTACGGCGTGCAGGCGGCGGCGGAGGTCTACTTCAACAAGGACGTGTCGAAGCTCGATTGGGCCGAGGGGGCGCTGCTGGCCGCGCTGATCTCCAACCCGAACGGTTACGACCCGAAGACGCATCCGAGCGTGGCGTTGGAGCAGCGTTCGCTCGCGCTGCGTCGTCTGGTCGAGACCCACCGCTTGTCGCAGGCCGAGGCCGACAAGGCCAACAAGGAGCCGTTGCCCACCACTTTCCACACGCCGCCGGCGTCGATCCGCGACTACTTCACCCAAGAAGTGCTGCGTCGGCTGCTGAGCGGTGACACGCCCGAAGGCGCAGCGCTCGGCAACACGCAAGAAGCTCGCTACAACGCGGTGTTCCGTGGCGGGCTGCGGATCTACACCACGTACGACCGTGGCGCGCAGCTGGTGGCCGAGCACGCCGCGCAGCAGTCGGTCCAGGGGGTGGGCGGTGACCCGGCCACCCTGACGTACGCCTTGCCGGCGTATCAAGGCGTCCCGCAGCAGGGCACCGTTGCCATGGCCTCGGTCGAGCCGTCGACGGGCGCGGTGCGGGTGCTGGTCGGCGGTCCGCCGCCGACGGTGCCCGACCAGCTCGACTTCGCCACCGACTCCCTCAAGCAGCCCGGCTCGTCGTTCAAGACATTCGTCCTGGTGGCGGCCATGGAGGAGGGATTCGTGCCGTCCGACACGATCGAGAGCTCGCAAGGCAACTTGTGGTGGGACG comes from Acidimicrobiales bacterium and encodes:
- a CDS encoding glycosyl hydrolase family 65 protein, with protein sequence MIEQPAFTVEPWGVREIGIDLDRIAQMESVFALSNGHIGWRGNLDEGEPHGLPGSYLSGVYEVRPLPYAEAGYGYPESGQTVVNVTNGKIIRLLVDDEPFDVRYGQVASHDVELDFRAGVVRRTVDWISPAGQQVRISSTRMVSFVQRAIAAVRYEVEAVGAPARVVVQSELVANEQLPAAGGDPRVAAAITTPWQAEAHSSNGTRVNLVHATKRSGLRMAAAMDHVIEGPGPKITSEASDDLGRVAVTAELAAGERLTVVKFVAYGWSAERSVPAVRDQVDAALTLAVHTGWDRLAADQRSYLDDFWSHGDVDLEGDTEIQQAVRFALFHVLQAGARAEGRAIAAKGLTGPGYDGHAFWDSETYVLPMLTYTSPSAAKFALAWRHSTLPAARERARQLGLRGAAFPWRTIGGEECSGYWPAGTAAFHIGADIADAVVRYVCTTGDREFEATVGLELLVETARLWRSLGHHDAHGAFRIDGVTGPDEYSAVADNNVFTNLMARQNLQAAAAAAERHVDPARRLGVDDEEMASWRDAADKMTVPYDADLGVHPQAEGFTAHETWDFEHTPAAKYPLLLHFPYFDLYRKQVVKQADLVLAMQLFPDEFTAEEKARNFGYYERITVRDSSLSACCQAVIAAEVGHLDLAYDYLGEAALMDLDDLEHNTRDGLHIASLAGVWMVLVAGFGGLRRRGDHLCFAPRLPEALSSLRFALTVGKACLHVRLTPQEAEYSMEGESITVWHEGEQIEVPADGSVRRPMASLPALPRPTQPHGRAPRQRRPPRN
- a CDS encoding TIGR03621 family F420-dependent LLM class oxidoreductase gives rise to the protein MPHPRRFRFGVQVSSAPDGAAWTALAQRVEQLGYSSLYVPDHFGDQLGPIAALTAAAAATTNLRVGSLVLDNDYRHPVVMAKEAASIDVLSGGRLELGIGAGWMTTDYDQSGIPKDPAGVRVDRMVEAIAVLKAHFGDGLVEFQGEHYQVSGLDGQPKPVQQPLPLLIGGGGPRVLEIAGREASIVGINPNLRTGKIDAETASDAVASKVDAKLEHVRRGAGDRFDDLELQILVFGVIITDDRKATMDAMASSFGIAAGDDFETPYFWIGSQEEIVADLQRWRDRWGTSYWVVQGEAAAETAAPIVAALNGT
- a CDS encoding transglycosylase domain-containing protein → MQYTTRILALVVAGALTLVLCAVALVPAVNTVRSAGSYTPEKLDLPAIGQRSLIFDNSGSLIGSFQDEINRSLVKLSDVPSTVVQSVLAVEDSDFYKHGPVDVHSIVRAMATNVKQGGVAQGGSTITQQVVKKTLTGSKITLSRKLREAFLAVQLERQLTKDQILERYLNIIYLGHGAYGVQAAAEVYFNKDVSKLDWAEGALLAALISNPNGYDPKTHPSVALEQRSLALRRLVETHRLSQAEADKANKEPLPTTFHTPPASIRDYFTQEVLRRLLSGDTPEGAALGNTQEARYNAVFRGGLRIYTTYDRGAQLVAEHAAQQSVQGVGGDPATLTYALPAYQGVPQQGTVAMASVEPSTGAVRVLVGGPPPTVPDQLDFATDSLKQPGSSFKTFVLVAAMEEGFVPSDTIESSQGNLWWDDPSTFQQVDTRYNRPQKCVNFSSGEGGVRTLTSATTNSVNCAYWRLGQVVGLEKVADIAKNMGITNCYTDTPDSKMTDAEKARAAQCMNPWYPVMSFGGTFGVHPLDMAAAYAVLANDGVRNAPYFVDKITDASGKVIYQHKADPQRVISSQTARLVTQVLVANVQGGTGTRARLTNGQQAAGKTGTTDEAKNLWFVGYTPQLATAVWWGDRGTAEVPMFGGSAQGGQYPARTWGLFMNELLALRSTPKVPFTTPDRTRGGVYLTMGTNDGQGYDPNVYRRAAPVVPRPAAPPASTSSSTPSSGPTTPAPTQPTVPGPTVTTPGGGNGGRPGRGGHP